GGGTCTTCCCGTACGCGCGGATCAGCTCCATCGCGACGGCGCCCACGACGGCGACGGCGGTGGCCATCCACACCGGGCTGCTGTTCAGCAGGAAGCCGAGGCCGACACCGGTCATGGCGACGTGGCCGATGCCGTCGCCCATCAGCGCCTGGCGCCGCTGGACGAGGTAGATGCCGACGGCGGGCGCGGTGATGCCGACGAGGACGGCCGCGATGAGCGCCCGCTGCATGAAGGCGAGCTGGAGGAATTCCATGGGGCAGCTTTCCTAGATCCTCGGGGTCCTCAGGTCAGCAGACCGGTGCGGAGCGGCTCGTCGGCCGCGTGGGGGTGGACGTGGTCGTGGCCGGGCAGCGCGTGCTGGCCGACGGCCTGCGGAGGCGGGCCGTCGTGGACGACGCAGCCGTCGCGCAGCACGACCGCCCGGTCGATCAGCGGCTCCAGGGGGCCGAGCTCGTGCAGGACGAGGAGGACGGAGGTGCCGCCGGCGACCTGCTCGCGCAGGGTCGCGGCGAGGATCTCCTGGCTGGCGAGGTCGACGCCGGCCATCGGCTCGTCCATGATCAGCAGCTCGGGCTCGGAGGCGAGCGCGCGGGCGATGAGCACGCGCTGGTGCTGGCCGCCGGAGAGCGCGGAGACGGAGTCCTTGGCGCGGTCGGTCAGGCCGACCAGGGCGATGGCCCGGTCGACGGCGGCCCGGTCGGCCTTGGTGGTGAGTCCGAAGCGGCGGCGGGAGAGCCGGCCGGAGGTGACGACCTCGCGGATGGTGGCGGGCACGCCGCTGGCGGCGGTGGTGCGCTGCGGCACGTAACCGACCCGGGCCCAGTCGCGGAACCGCTTCTGCTCGGTGCCGAACAGTTCGATGCTGCCGCCGGTCAGCGGCACCTGGCCGATGACGGAGCGGACGGCGGTCGACTTCCCGGAGCCGTTGGCGCCGAGCAGCGCGACGACCTCACCGCGCCGGACGGTGAGGTCCACGCCGCGCAGGACGGGGCGCGAGCCGAGCGCCGCGCTGGCTCCGCGGACGGAGATGACGGGGCCGTCGCCCTCGGGTGCGCTCACGTCTGCGCTCACGGGTGCCTCCTGCTGCTTTCCCTGCGGGGTGGGTGTCACTTCGCGCCGAGGGCCTTCTGCAGCGCGGCGAGGTTGGACCGCATGACCTCGAGGTAGTCAGCGCCCTTGGACTTGTCCGTGATTCCCTCCAGCGGGTCGAGCACATCGGTCTTGAGGCCGGTGTCGGTCGCGAGGGTCTTGGCGGTCTTGTCGCTGGCGAGGGTCTCGAAGAAGACGGTCGAGACCTTGTCCTTCTTCGCGATGTCCTGGAGCTCCTTGATGCGGGCGGGGCTCGGCTCGGACTCGGGGTCGATGCCGGTGATGCCCTCCTGCTCCAGGTGGTAGCGCTCGGCGAGGTAGCCGAAGGCGGAGTGGGTGGTGATGAAGGTGCGGGTGGCGGTGTTCTTGAGACCGGTCTCGAACGCGGTGTCCAGGTCGCCGAGCTTCTTCACCAGGGCGTCGGTGTTCTTCTTGTAGTCGGCGGCGTGGTCGGGGTCGGCCTTCTCGAAGGCGGCGCCCACGCCCTTGGCGACCTCGGCGTACTTCACGGGGTCGAGCCAGATGTGCGGGTCGGCGCCGGCCTCGGAGGCGTGGTCGTGGCCCGCCTCCTCGGAGCCGGTGCCGTGGTCGTGGCCCTCGTGGCCGACCTCGGTGCCGTGCTCCTCCAGCTTGGTGAGGGTGGCCGCGTCGACGGTGTTCCGGACGCCGGCCTGCGCGATGGCGTCGTCGACCGCGGGCTGGATGCCCTTGAGGTAGAGGATGACGTCGGCCTCGCCGAGCTCGCCGATCTGCTTCGGCTTGAGCTCCAGGTCGTGCGGCTCGACGCCCGGCTTGGTGAGCGTGTCGACGGCCACGTGGCCGCCGCCTATCTGCTCGGCCAGGTACTGCATGGGGTAGAACGACGCCACGACGTCCAGCTTGCCGCCGCTTCCCTTGTCGGCCGCGTCCGAGGTTCCGGAGCAGGCGGAGAGGGTGACGAGACCGAGGGTGACGGCTCCGGCGACGGCGGCGGTGGGTATCAGGCGACGTACGTTCATGACACTCATTTTCAACAAAAGTGGAAACGGTTGTCAATTGCCGTACGTGTGTCCCTCGGCACTACTGTTCGGCCATGCGGCGCGCGGAGACCAACGGCATCCCCCTGTACTGGGACGACATCCCCGGCCCCTTCACGGCCCACCTCCTGCTCGGGACCGGGATCGAGTACGAGCCGCTCCCGGTCCGCGGCGTCACCGAGGTCGCCGAACAGCTCGCCCTGGGAGCCGTCGCCGACGCCGCCCGCGGCTGCGACGAGCTCGCCTCCGCCGTCGGGGGCGACCACCTCTGCTTCACCGTCGCCGGCGAGCCCGAGCGGGTCGCCGAGGTCCTGAACCGGCTCTGCCGGGCGCTCGCCGAACCCCCGGTCGACGGCCTCGCCGGCGCCGTGCGCCGAGCCGTGGCGCGGCAGCTGCGCGAGGAGCGCTGGGAGGGCTTCCAGGAGCGCGAGCTCGCCTTCCGCTACGGGCTGCGCGGGCCCGGGAAGACCGGCAGGCCCGCACCCGCCGTCGAAGGCCTCGGCGCCGCCGAGGTCCGCGCCTGGGCCGCCGCGCGCTTCACCCGCGGCGGGGCCGCGCTCCTGCTCACCGGGCCCCCGCCGAAGTCCCTCGACCCGCGGCTGCCCGAGGGGCCGGCCGCCGAGCGGCCCGTGGCGGAGCCCCTGCCCGGGACCTCGGGCTGCTGGCTGGAGGCGCCCCACGAGGCCGGCGAGCAGGTGACCCTCTCCTTCGACGTGCCCTCCACGCCCGTCGGCCACCTCGCGGCCGACGTCGCCCGGGTCCGGGCCGCCCACGACCCGGACATCGCGTCCAACCTGACCGGGGAGGTGGAGCTGCACAGCTCCTACCTGGGCGGTGGGCGGATGCGCTTCTGGCTGCTGGCCCCCACCGACGAGCTCGGCACCCAGGCCGTCGCCGACGGGCTCGACGCGGTGCTGCGCGGGCTGGCCGCGCAGGGACCGGCGGAGGAGGAGGTGCGCCGCGCCGTGGCGGTCCGGTCGACGCGGCTCGACACGGACGCCGGGCGGCACGCCCAGCTGTTCGGGGCCGGTCTCGACCACGTCTCCGGTCTGGAGGTGCTCGACGTCCCGGCCGCCCGGGCCCGCCTCGCGGCGGCCGGAGCCGAGGACGTCCGCGCCGCCCTCGCCGGATACCCCTCGACCGCCGTGCTGGTGCTCCCCGCGCACTGTGCCCCGGGGCCGGACAGCCCCTTCGTGCCCGAACCGGACCGCTTCGACCAGGACTTCCACGAGGCGCGCACGTACCGGCCGAGGCTCTTCGGGCCCGTCGGGCGGCACGAGCGGATGTACCTGGGCGACGAGGGCCTCGCGCACTGGACGGGGCACTGTCACCACAGCGTGCGCTGGCACCAGGTGGCGGGGCTCGGGGTGTTCCCGTCCGGGCGGCGGGTGCTCTACGGCGAACTCGGCGCCGTCATCGATATCCAGGCAGACTGGTACAAGTCGGGAGGCGATCTGATCGCCGCCGTCGACAGCCGGGTGCCTCCCTCCCTCCGCTTCCCGAGGGGTGACGGGGAACCGATTTGAAAGAGGGGGTGCGGGCGCCGGTAACCTGTGGCATTCGCACTTCGTCGTCGTAATGA
The DNA window shown above is from Streptomyces showdoensis and carries:
- a CDS encoding metal ABC transporter ATP-binding protein, with product MSAPEGDGPVISVRGASAALGSRPVLRGVDLTVRRGEVVALLGANGSGKSTAVRSVIGQVPLTGGSIELFGTEQKRFRDWARVGYVPQRTTAASGVPATIREVVTSGRLSRRRFGLTTKADRAAVDRAIALVGLTDRAKDSVSALSGGQHQRVLIARALASEPELLIMDEPMAGVDLASQEILAATLREQVAGGTSVLLVLHELGPLEPLIDRAVVLRDGCVVHDGPPPQAVGQHALPGHDHVHPHAADEPLRTGLLT
- a CDS encoding metal ABC transporter substrate-binding protein produces the protein MNVRRLIPTAAVAGAVTLGLVTLSACSGTSDAADKGSGGKLDVVASFYPMQYLAEQIGGGHVAVDTLTKPGVEPHDLELKPKQIGELGEADVILYLKGIQPAVDDAIAQAGVRNTVDAATLTKLEEHGTEVGHEGHDHGTGSEEAGHDHASEAGADPHIWLDPVKYAEVAKGVGAAFEKADPDHAADYKKNTDALVKKLGDLDTAFETGLKNTATRTFITTHSAFGYLAERYHLEQEGITGIDPESEPSPARIKELQDIAKKDKVSTVFFETLASDKTAKTLATDTGLKTDVLDPLEGITDKSKGADYLEVMRSNLAALQKALGAK